A window of Bradyrhizobium sp. AZCC 1719 genomic DNA:
TCAGATTCCCCCGACATCAAAATCACCACCGAGGCGCCGATCCGCGCGCCCTCGTCCGTTCCCGTCGATGATGCGGTGCTGCCGTTCGAGGTCGCCTCGCTCGATCTGCGCGGGCGGCTGACCCGGCTCGGCCCCGCGCTCGACGACATCCTGACCAAGCACGATTATCCGGCGCCGGTCGGCAAACTGCTTGGAGAGGCGATCGTGCTGGCGACGCTGCTTGGCTCGGCGCTGAAGTTCGACGGCCGTTTCATTTTGCAGACGCAGACCGACGGTCCGGTGTCGTTTCTGATCGTGGATTTCCAGTCGCCGGACCGGCTGCGCGCCTATGCGCGCTACGACGCGCGGCGGCTGAAGGACGGCCAGAGTTCGGGCGCCCTGCTCGGCAAGGGCCATCTCGCCATGACCATCGACCAGGGCGCGGACATGAGCCGCTATCAGGGCCTGGTGGCGCTCGACGGTGGCAGCCTGGAAGACGCGGCGCATGAGTATTTCCTGCGCTCCGAGCAGATCCCGACCCGCGTGCGGCTTGCGGTCGGCGAGGAGTGGCGCGGCGGCGACGGCGGCAAGCATCGCTGGCGCGCCGGCGGCATGCTGCTGCAATTCCTGCCGAAGTCGCCCGAGCGGGCGCGGCAGGCCGATCTGCATCCGGGCGACGCGCCGGAAGGCGCGGTCACGCATCAGGTGGCGGAAGACGACGCATGGGTGGAAGGTCAGTCGCTGATCGGCACCGTGGAGGATGTCGAACTGATCGATCCCGATCTGTCGGGCGAGCGGCTGCTGTATCGCCTGTTTCACGAGCGCGGCGTGCGCGTGTTCACGTCGCTGCCCTTGCGCGCGCAATGCTCCTGCTCGCGCGAGGCGGTCTCGGCGATGCTGAAGAGCTTTGCGCCCAAGGACCGCGCCGAGATGGTCAAGGACGACAAGGTGGTGGTGACCTGCGAGTTCTGCTCCTCGGTCTACCAGTTCACCCCACATGAAGCGGGCGTGGAGTAAGGGAGAGGTCCCTCTCGACGCAGCGCAATTCTTGCGTGTAAGTTCCCCTGCCGTCGTCAGGCGGCATGATGGGCAGGGGAAGCAAGAAATGCGAATTGTACTGACGTGTCTCGGACTATTGCTGTCGGTTGTTTCCGCGCAGGCGGACAAGGTGGTGGCCTCCGGCAAGCCTTTGATGCTCTATGAAGCCTATTCGACCAACCCGGATTGCAGCTCCGCCGGCAACGTGGTGTTGCGGGTCGCGCAATCGCCCGAACACGGCCGGGTGAGCATCCGTCAGATTGGTGTCTTCCCGCGGTTTCCGGAAGCCAATCCCCGCAGCGCCTGCAATCGCCGCCGGGTGCCCGGCGTGCAGGCGACTTATGTCTCGCAGCGCGGATATCTCGGGCCTGATTACGTCGTGCTGGAGGCGCTGTTTCCGGCCGGGCGCGGCGTTCGCATCAGGTTTCCGATCCGGGTGATGTAGCTGATCGATAATCCGTAGGGTAGGCAAAGGCGCGATAGCGCCGTGCCCACCATCTATCATCGAGCACGTTTCCCGATGGTGGTGGGCACGCTTCGCTTTTGCCCACCCTACGGGACACGAACTGATTTGCCGCGCACGCAAGCGCAATTTCGTGCAGCGGCTGCGACACGATGGCACGACGGGCAAATCACTTCTGATTTTCCGAAATCATGTCAAGCCCGGGAATCAAAAATATTCCGCTTAACGCGAGGCGCAAATCAGCGGCATAACTCCGCCCGTCTCACCCATTGAGGGGCGCTCGCGATCGTCACGACCGTGCGGTGAGATGCGATGGACGCGGAAGGCGCACAAGACGTAGGCGCCCGACGCGTACGGCGAAGTCGTGTGGTTCGGGCGCCGCGGTGCTGGCGTTAAGTTGGCGGGAAGTGTCCCGCCGATGACGGAGGCAAGAAAGCCGTTCTCCGGGGAGAGCACGAAGTAAGCCGTAAGGCCATTGCGCAGGGAAGGCCGGGATGCTCCCGCTGTACCTGTATGCTCGTGTGCATTTTCTTTAGCGCAAATCGCACACGAGACCTCGGGTGCAGCCAGCACCCGGTCTTCCCTGCGCCCTCCAATATCGAGGAGGGCAAAAGATATGCAAACCTCGGGCGAGATGCGTCGCGAGAATGCTGCCTCATATTCAGTTGTCATCGTCCGCGAAGGCGGACGATCCAGTATCCCAGAGACGCTGGTGATTGAATTGATAAGCTGCAGCGTACTGGATGCCCCGCCTACGCGGGGCATGACAGTCGGTGATGACGAGCGCGAGCGTTCGTCAATTCAACACCCGCTTATTATCCGGGCTGTCCAGCGAGAACGTCGGCACGTCGATCTCGAAACGCTCGCCGCTTTCGCTGACCATTTGATAGCGCCCTGTCATGAAGCCCGATGCGGTCGGCAGCGGCACGCCGCTGGTATATTCGAAGCGCTCGCCCGGCGCCAAAACAGGCTGCTCGCCGACCACGCCCTCGCCGCGGACTTCCTGCTTGCGGCCGGTGGCGTCGGTGATGATCCAGTGCCGGGTACGAAGCTGCACGGTCTCGGCGCCGGTATTGGTGATGACGATGGTGTAGGACCAGAAATACTGGCCCTTGTCGACCGACGAGCGCTCGGGGAGGAAGTTCGGCTCGACGGTGACTTCGATCTGGCGGGTGACGGCGCGGTACATGTGGGCAAGCTTCCGGAAATCCTGTGTCGCATCATAGCCGGGAATGCCGGGGGAACCAATCTCCGCCGCGCCGGGTTGCCGCTTGCTTCATCGCGGTTTCAACATAGTTCCGTTCTAGAGCGCAGCCGCGCTGCCCGGCCCCGGACCTTCCGCTTGCGTATTCCTTGCGTATCTGGTGTGCAAGTTGCGGGCGGATATTGCCATTTCCGGACAGTGCACGCGCAAAAGCTCAACTGCCCAAACGGTGCCAGATGTCGTCCATTGCCGATCCAGTCGCCGGAACGCCTCGCGGCGATGCCAAGGCCAGCGATACCAAGGCCGCCGCTGCATCTTCCGCGCCGGCGATTGCGTTCCCGGTGGCCGGCGAGCGCGAATTGCGGCTCGACCTGTTTCGCGGCATGGCGCTGTGGCTGATCTTCATCGACCATCTGCCGACCAACATCCTGACCTGGTTCACGATCCGCAACTACGGATTTTCCGACGCTACCGAGATCTTCATCTTCATCTCCGGATACACCGCCGCCTTCGTCTACGGTCGCGCGATGCTCGAGGCCGGCTTCGTGGTGGCGACCGCGCGCATCATGCGGCGCGTGTGGCAGATCTACGTCGCGCATGTGTTCCTGTTCACGATCTTCCTGGCGGAAATCTCCTACGTCGCCACCCGTTTCGAGAACCCGCTCTATAGCGAGGAAATGGGCATCATGGATTTCCTCAAGCAGCCGGATGTCACGATCGTCCAGGCGCTGCTGCTGAGATTTCGGCCCGTCAACATGGACGTGCTGCCGCTCTATATCGTGCTGATGCTGTTTCTGCCGATTATCCTGTGGCTGATGAAGTGGCGGCCGGACGTGTCGCTGGGGCTATCGGTGCTGCTGTACGCGCTGACGTGGCACTTCGACTGGTATCTGACGGCCTATCCGAGCGGCTTCTGGATTTTCAATCCGTTCGCCTGGCAATTGCTGTTCGTGTTCGGCGCGTGGTGTGCGCTGGGCGGTGCGCAGCGGATGTCCCGCATCCTGTCGTCGCCGGTGACGATGTGGATCTGCATCACCTACCTGGTGGCCGCATTCTTCGTCACGCTGACCTGGCATTTGCCGCAACTCGGCCACTTCATGCCCAAGCGGATCGAACAGTGGATGTACCCGATCACCAAGACCGATCTGGACGTGCTGCGGTTTGCCCATTTCCTGGCGCTGGCCGCGCTCACCGTGCGCTTCCTGCCCAAGGATTGGTCGGGCCTCAAGTCGCGCTGGCTGCGACCATTGATCCTGTGTGGCCAGCATTCGCTCGAGATATTCTGTCTCGGCGTCTTCCTGGCCTTTGCAGGACACTTCGTGCTGGCCGAAATCGGTGGGGGTGCCCTCACGCACGCCCTGGTCAGTCTTGCCGGTATCCTCATCATGTGGGGCATGGCGTCGGTGATTTCGTGGTACAAGCATTCGGCCGACAAAGGAGCCTCGAAAACGAAAAGCACGGCAATCAACGCCGATATGGCGGGAGGAAGCGCATGACGCCCGGCTCGGGAGCTGTGCTGATCCTGACGCTGCTTGCGGGTCTTGCAGCGGCCGGATTGGCTCGTGCCCAGGATGCCGCCCCCCAGGCTTGCGAAGTTCCCTCCTACCTCCTCTCCACCGAGAGCACGCTTCCGAAGGTGGCCGAGGCCGTCAAGAACGCCCGGCCGCTGACCGTCCTGGTGGTGGGGAGCCGCTCATCGACCATCCTGTCCTCCGAAAACAGCGCCTATCCGGCCAGGCTGCAGGCGGCGCTGAAGGAGAAGCTGCCCTCCACCCCAATCAACCTCTCCGTAGAACTACAGACCGGCAAAACCGCCGAGGAGGTGGATGCCGGCCTCGTTAAGCTGGTGGAAGCAAAAAGGCCTACTTTGGTCATCTGGCAGACGGGAACCGTCGATGCTATGCGATCCGTCGATCCCGACGATTTTCGCGGCGCCGTCGACGAGGGCGTTGCTGCGATGCAAAA
This region includes:
- a CDS encoding Hsp33 family molecular chaperone — encoded protein: MVSDSPDIKITTEAPIRAPSSVPVDDAVLPFEVASLDLRGRLTRLGPALDDILTKHDYPAPVGKLLGEAIVLATLLGSALKFDGRFILQTQTDGPVSFLIVDFQSPDRLRAYARYDARRLKDGQSSGALLGKGHLAMTIDQGADMSRYQGLVALDGGSLEDAAHEYFLRSEQIPTRVRLAVGEEWRGGDGGKHRWRAGGMLLQFLPKSPERARQADLHPGDAPEGAVTHQVAEDDAWVEGQSLIGTVEDVELIDPDLSGERLLYRLFHERGVRVFTSLPLRAQCSCSREAVSAMLKSFAPKDRAEMVKDDKVVVTCEFCSSVYQFTPHEAGVE
- the apaG gene encoding Co2+/Mg2+ efflux protein ApaG, which produces MYRAVTRQIEVTVEPNFLPERSSVDKGQYFWSYTIVITNTGAETVQLRTRHWIITDATGRKQEVRGEGVVGEQPVLAPGERFEYTSGVPLPTASGFMTGRYQMVSESGERFEIDVPTFSLDSPDNKRVLN
- a CDS encoding OpgC domain-containing protein — its product is MSSIADPVAGTPRGDAKASDTKAAAASSAPAIAFPVAGERELRLDLFRGMALWLIFIDHLPTNILTWFTIRNYGFSDATEIFIFISGYTAAFVYGRAMLEAGFVVATARIMRRVWQIYVAHVFLFTIFLAEISYVATRFENPLYSEEMGIMDFLKQPDVTIVQALLLRFRPVNMDVLPLYIVLMLFLPIILWLMKWRPDVSLGLSVLLYALTWHFDWYLTAYPSGFWIFNPFAWQLLFVFGAWCALGGAQRMSRILSSPVTMWICITYLVAAFFVTLTWHLPQLGHFMPKRIEQWMYPITKTDLDVLRFAHFLALAALTVRFLPKDWSGLKSRWLRPLILCGQHSLEIFCLGVFLAFAGHFVLAEIGGGALTHALVSLAGILIMWGMASVISWYKHSADKGASKTKSTAINADMAGGSA
- a CDS encoding SGNH/GDSL hydrolase family protein — protein: MTPGSGAVLILTLLAGLAAAGLARAQDAAPQACEVPSYLLSTESTLPKVAEAVKNARPLTVLVVGSRSSTILSSENSAYPARLQAALKEKLPSTPINLSVELQTGKTAEEVDAGLVKLVEAKRPTLVIWQTGTVDAMRSVDPDDFRGAVDEGVAAMQNAGADVVLVNLQYSPRTETMISAPPYLDNMRVVAQQHNVPLFDRFAIMRHWNDAGDFDLFSTFHGTDMAKRVHACLGRALSKFVLDAARLDQAQQN